In the genome of Globicephala melas chromosome 7, mGloMel1.2, whole genome shotgun sequence, one region contains:
- the NEMP2 gene encoding nuclear envelope integral membrane protein 2 isoform X1 — translation MRPSPGTCWLLFWLPPLAVLPADAVRGEEDEAALSVARCKALKEMDLIKTSQSDCYCYNQKSQVKWKYIWSTVQVKITSSGLLSIVYITERYNCQYPETILSIIKCVIHNLWTPKESNDITITINPYRETVCFSVKPARKIFIYTVRVNRNIVDFKLFLVFVAGIFLFFYAKTLSQSPVFFYSSGTVLGILMTLVFVLLLVKKFIPKYSTFWALMVGCWFASVYIVWQLMEELKWLWCENRIYILGYVLIVGCLSFTVCYKHGPLVEERSVTLLAWALQLLSLLLVYAGVAIPQFAYAVMLLTLSSKILHYPLRALAYVRWKMKKWFTSEKPVVKFLTEDEYREQVDAATTRALEDLRQACRSPGFPSWLAVSRLRAPKTFADFVLGGSHLSPEEIRLHEEQYGLAGAFLEEQLFNLRTPDSLPVH, via the exons ttGCAAGATGTAAAGCTTTGAAGGAAATGGATTTAATTAAAACATCTCAGTCAGACTGTTACTGCTACAATCAAAAATCCCAAGTGAAATGGAAGTATATATGGTCAACTGTGCAG GTGAAAATTACCAGTTCAGGCCTGCTCAGTATTGTATATATCACAGAAAGATACAATTGCCAGTATCCAGAAACCATTCTGTCTATTATCAAATGTGTGATTCATAACCTTTGGACACCAAAGGAGTCTAATGATATAACCATAACCATCAATCCATATCGGGAGACTGTGTGCTTCTCTGTGAAGCCTGCCAGGAAGATATTTATCTATACCGTAAGAGTGAATCGAAACA TTGTGGATTTCAAACTCTTCCTTGTGTTTGTGGCGggcattttcctcttcttttatgcAAAGACCTTGAGTCA GAGCCctgttttcttttactcttcgGGGACTGTGCTAGGTATTCTAATGACATTAGTCTTTGTCCTGTTGCTGGTGAAAAAGTTCATTCCTAAG TATAGCACGTTTTGGGCTCTAATGGTTGGTTGTTGGTTTGCTTCAGTTTATATTGTGTGGCAACTGATGGAAGAGCTGAAGTGGCTGTGGTGtgaaaacagaatatatatattag GCTACGTCTTGATAGTTGGGTGTCTCAGCTTTACTGTTTGTTACAAGCATGGGCCCCTCGTGGAGGAGAGGAGCGTGACCCTCTTGGCGTGGGCGCTGCAGctcctctccctgctcctggTCTATGCTGGCGTGGCCATTCCTCAGTTCGCCTATGCAGTGATGCTCCTCACCCTGTCGTCCAAGATCCTGCACTACCCACTGAGAGCACTCGCTTACGTGAGATG gaaaatgaagaaatggtTTACATCAGAAAAGCCGGTGGTTAAGTTTCTTACTGAAGACGAGTACAGGGAACAAGTCGATGCTGCGACGACCCGCGCCCTGGAGGACCTGCGCCAGGCCTGCCGCAGCCCCGGCTTCCCATCCTGGCTGGCCGTGTCCAGGCTCCGGGCGCCTAAAAC GTTTGCAGACTTTGTTCTTGGAGGAAGCCACTTGTCGCCTGAAGAAATTAGGCTGCATGAAGAACAATATGGCCTTGCGGGTGCCTTCTTGGAAGAGCAGCTCTTTAACCTGAGGACTCCTGACAGTCTGCCTGTACACTGA